The nucleotide window ccacacacccacacaggtgatATCACTTATGTTCCCTAATTAGAGCTCTGCTCAGAGGTGTGGGGTAAGACTGCATGTGACTCACATTCCCTATTTATTTGGTTGGAAACAAaagatcattttttatttaaagtgcAATTTGCCAAGCCCACGTTATTCCCAGAAAAGCTCTGCCCAACTTTAAACTGACCagtaagtgaaaacacctgtgtgtcactgtgtctgtagctcatGGGCTGGTAGCTGATAACTGATACGTGGGTGCCACCTTGTGGACAAACAGGGTACTGCgcttcaaatttaaaaaatgtaataacacACAAGAGGCTGatttttctctgctgctggctactgttttatttcaaatgtaaaaaatatggTGGGAGTCATTTGAGTCTTACAACAAAAGTTTCAGGTTCAGCAGCGTGCTCAGCTTTTCATCGTGAGAGGAGGGGCTAATAATTCTAGCAACAACTACGAGACACACTAAATTCCATCATGGCATCACTGGTGTAACCAAAAGTCAAGATCATTTTAATCAGCAACGTTTGTAAGATCTTTTTTGGCACTATCATCCAAACAGAACAGAAAGGATCTTTTATCTGAACTTTTTTAACTATTAAATCTAGTTGATCATGTGATTAACTCTATAAAATCAGCACCAAAGTAATCTCATTAGTTATTTACCAGAAAGACAGTGGTTTCTACCTTCAATTTGATTCGTCATGTACACTTTACACTGTACGCATAACTTCAAATATGACACGTTTTATGCAAACAATAATGAGAACTACAACAATTAAGACACCGATAACTTAAATTGAGTTGCTTTCTAAGGGTGTCAGCAGGTTGCAGTCCTGCCTTATGGTAGGTTAACTGGGTTGATTAAGGACAATCAGTACTAAATCACAATGATTTAGCTGTAAAGGTGGTTGTATCTGCTTCTAGGGGCAGAAATAACCTCAGAACTTCTCTTTTTGTGGTCTCACACTCGTAGCCACAGCTTCAACAGTGACGCCAAATCTGCTTTTTAACCTTTGGCAGTTTTATGTTTAGAGAACTGTTCAGAGGTGACATAATTTAGCTTTTATCACAGGAACCCAAGTCACAGTCACTCCCTAAAGGCCTTTAAATTTCAGGTATCAGCTAGTTACAATGACCTCTAACACAACTGAGGTTCATCACTGACCACAAATACATCTATAAATGTGTATCAGAAATATTCTATTAACTAATCATTAATAGTTGGTTTAAATTATTAATCACATTCCTGAGAAGGCCCAGTCTGGCTCAGAGTTGGGAGATGGTGAGTTTTGGGTCCCTTCTGTGCTGAAAATGCGGAATATTAGCACTAAATATTGTCATTTTAGTctaaaaaaatatcacaaatgTGGATCCTGCTCACAGGTTCATCTGAGGGCATCACATACAGTAGCTAAACACAAGTTCCTCTTTCCACAGAGTCACAAACCACACATATTGTCTGCGGTGACTGCAGGAGCATCACATGAGCTGCGAGTCACCTTTAGCTCAGCAGCAGGTGGGGTCAGGGTTACTCTTCTTCTGCAGGTCCACTGTGTTGGTGTGGATAAGGTGGTCAGCTCTGTCGTCCAACGCCAGAATGCGTCGTACCGCCTCCTCAAAGGCCGACGCTACATTTGTAGCATCCTTGGCGCTTGTCTCAAAGTATGGGTGGCCGCCGTTCTCACGGCACCACTGCCGGGCATCCTCCCCTGACACCTGCCGCTCGGGCACATCCAGTTTGTTGCCCAGCACCACGAAGGGGAAGTTGTCAGGGTCCTTGACGTCAGCGTAATAAGCAAACTCCTTCTTCCAGTTGATGAGGTTGCTGAAGCTTTGTCCGTCATCAACACTAAAGGTGAGCAGGCAGCAGTCGGAGCCACGATAGAAAGGTGTGCGGAGGCTGCGGAAACGCTCCTGACCCGCTGTGTCCCAGATCTGCAGGGTGACGTGGTGGCCGTCCACCTCCAGCTCTTTGTTGAGGAACTCCACACCTATGGTGTGGAAGAGGTGCGAGTCAAACTTGTTGGTGACGTAGCGGTTCATGAGCGATGATTTCCCGACACCACCGTCACCCAGAAGGATCACCTTCAGGAGGGCGGACTTGGACATCATGACTGCAGAGGGCCAAGTTTGGTCTCACTAGTCTGTTCGGAGACACCAACAAGAGAGGAAGTGGTTCCACCTGAGGAGCACAAACActattttttccccttttatagaccaaacaatttattcatgggaaaaataatcaacagattattcaataatgaaaataatatttagttgcagccatagtcacatttaaaaagaaactaCCACAGATAACTTTAAGagaaactttggtatttttcaactctattttctcatgttttttgtgtctaagtgaggTTAAGGGTAAGGTTTTCCGTCAGGAAAGACTTTTATTGATTTCTACCTTTGGCCTCACAGATAGAGCCGTGCTTCAGATAAGAACAAACTGCGCAATCAGCTTTCACTTAATCACAAACTGCCTGTAAGGAAGCCAAACTTACTGTTTACATTTTCCCTCACGCTCAGACTGTGAGGAGAACTGATTAAAGTCAGTCGACTATCTAATCCTATTAAAACAGCCACATCCCACTCATTACACTACACCACTTATGAACTTCCTACACTGTATTAATATGTTCAGTATGAAATGATCTGAGCTGAGCATCACATGGACACTGATCACAGGACCAGTGAGTCGTCCACAAGtcacaacaggaaaaaaaaaaaaaaaaaaaaagaattcaaaACTCACCCTTACATCAGCACACAGATCATTTTGTCACCAATCtgtaaaagagagacagagagaatgtATCTTTACAAATCACCACGTGGCCAAAGGAGTTCACCCACTCTCAGGCTCAGCTGCAAACAGAAGTGACTAATGAGGATATATGCAGCAGAAATTTAATCACGTACCACACACTTGCATGCTTAACATACCAGTTTAAGCTAAATGGCAATCATTCCTCCCACATACCAGAGGAAATCTGCGAGATTAAAGTGGGAAGTCTCACAGAGAGCAGGTTTAAATGGGAGCGAGGGGGAGAACACCTCGTCCATCACAGTTAAGATGGAGCACTGATCCATCACTGACTGTCACAGTATCAACAAGTGTGTCTGGGGACATGCCTGGATAACAAATAACAAGTCTAAAGCAACCAGTGTGCAGACAAACTgcctttaaaggaatattccacCAATAATCTATCTAATGAGTATAATAAACCCTAGAAAcgtagctgtaattaaatgattttatgtgATTTAATTTCCTACAGCTAGGGATGGGTTTAAAAAATTAGGTAGCCAGTACCATTGTAGTGATAACAATACCAATATATAGGAGTACATAATCGATACCCATAATGTGAATGGAATAACGGGTAGTATAGCCATCCATTCAAACGACTCTTCCACACCACatactgtatgggttgtagctgctgcaggagtgtgagctttACGCCAGGGACAATCGTGAGATTCTGCTTGGCTGCACACACAGCGAAAAGGCtagctgttagcatcacacggctatGGTTACCTAACACAATGGGTTGTGTAccgttttctgctgtagagtgagtgactacttgacagacagcaaactagctcaacgataTGGCCcaacgcaagtatgacactgaatatattaaactgtttaaactttgaactaatgactaaggaggaATCTGGACcacgtggctggaccagttgggaaccactgacctgACACTTATTAACAGATCTGACATACACAGCTCGGTGTGGGATGTTAGCCGCAGCTGCTATGTTAGCTCGTGCTAGCCAGGCAGACATTGAGCTGACCTTTCGCTGGGAGAAGACCAGCTCTGGAGACAGCAGAAACAGAAAGCTTGCCAATCTGGCGGGGGGTCGGGACGGCCCCCTGgcacaaaaaggatcaaatgcaggtatcatCTGAGACATTCTGATAGTACTTGGTATTAAGTTTTTTTGTTGGCCTACCTACGGCTCAAGAAgatgtcttaaaatgtctttttttgttgaaCCAACAGTCCAAGACCTAAAGATAGTCAGTTAACTATACAACAGAGACGAGCATGTAATCATCACATTTGAGAGGCTGGCACCAACAAACATTTGGCACCTTTGTTTGAGAAATAACTATGGGACTTCCACGCATTCTCACTGACAACATATCAAAACTTTTCCCTGACTTTTCAAGGACACATGACAGAATTTCACTTTGCTGTGTCTGTGGCACTTACAGTGTCTCACTTCCCATAACAAACAAGGTTGTGAAAtgtcatgacttttccaggtttttttCATAACCTTGGGAACCCTGTAACTAAAATGAGAGTACAAGCAAAAGCAATATGTACTACGGCTGTCTCGGCATCCAGCAGGAGTGCACAGCCAATTAGGATAAACTGGCCAAATCCCCTGCTTGTTAGGAAAAGCTAGGCTCCTCTACAGAGTTTAAATACATGAATGAAGCGAGGAGGGCTACGCTGTCACATGAACAGGCAGCCATACGCATGCTCAGCCCAGTGACCAAATCTGAGTAAATGATGTCTTTGTCCTGGGACCTTTTAACACAGTCTGCAGCGCTGCTTCTGTCCTGTCATCTGGGGGaatattaatgttttattaaaaggcaGCAGAGGCAGCAATGAAtggacacacagtcacacacacacacagaggtcatgTGCCTCATATGCTGCTATTTAAATAGAAGGCTGCTCTTTTTTAAGTTATGAATATTTCCTCCAAACAATCACGATTTAATTGTATTTCCATTCATGTATGAGAGTCAGTATGCTAAATCAGCAGGGTGATCATCTGCACATTCAGAGACATGACAGGAGAGCCAATAACATGTTTACTATTATACAAGATTTATAACGACAGCTGTCAGAAAACACTTTTACAGGACACAGTTAACTTTGCAAACTTTCATTGATAACTACAGATCATGTCAGCAGATTTTAAAAGCATTACATAATAATTAAGTTACAGTCTTGTCTGCTGAGCAGTATTACAATATTTACCGTTTCCAGCTATCAAACCTTCATTAGATCCATGGTCGGACACACAGTCTTGCCCTGCCGAAGTTAATGTTTTTGCCAGTTATTCTTCTGTACCAACACTTTGTGTCTTTCACCacttttaataaaatattaagatgAACTGAAGAGCATGACATGATAGTTGAAGTCAAAACGTAACCGTTAACCGTTGCTCAAGTTACTCGTTAACCGGTGCCATTCAAATTAGTTAGCTTAAATCAACTTATAAAAAGAGGTGTTCATCACCCTAAAACTAGCACACACTTTCATTAGCGTGGCTGAATATTGAATATGGCTTACTGTTTAGTCGTCGTCAATATTTAATACAAATTATGCAAAAGAAGTAAAGCAAATGAAGCTTTGTCCGATAATGGAAGCTTTACCGTAAACTGTAGCTGTCCGATAATGGGTGCGCTAACAGTTGCACGCGCGTGACTTCACTGACCGGTTAAAACCACACAAAGTGGCCATTTTAGACACTCACATTTGAAGTTTTGCAATCTTAATAACTGTACCTGTTAGTGTGGTGGTCACAGCCCTGCTGCTGCGGTTAAACTCCCCTCGTACATCCCGGCAGAGTGCTGCTGTCAGCCGGTGACATGGCGCTCCGGTGTCACCCCCGCTGCTCTCTGGCCCCGCAGCCGCTGATGACGCTCACATGACCGGGGAGTCACGCCTCCTCATCATGCGCTCTGCTGGATGTCAGCGCGTCCACCTTTTATTGTGCTTTAATATCCTTCTCTGTTCCGCTGCACATGTGAGATCGGTTTTCTAAAACATACCCATCTTTAAACATAGAAAATACCTGACCTATGTTAAAGGTCAGTGGGTTAAAACAATGGTTCCTAACCACAAGGGGGTTAGGAACCTTCAGAGGGTCCCTAAATTAATGTGAGGGGTCACAAGATAACTCAAGTTATAAGAAGGAaatgtctctttatagtcattttgtggccttttttggttgttttccctcttttttGTAGTTACtaagtgtctctttgtaatcgttttgtgtttctttgttgtgattttgtgtcttgtttagtcaatttgtgtctctttgagatcattttgtctttttttagtccttttgtgtctctttgaggaaATTCTGTGGCTTTTttgtcaatttgtgtctctttgagataattttgtgtcttttttgtatgtactttgtgtcttttgcagatgttttatgtctctgtaatcattttgtgtctctttttggttgtttttccccctttgtggttattttatgtctttgtcatcgttttgtgtctctttgatgcaTTTTTGTGTCGTGGGGtgattttgtctttgttttgtagTTTCTTAGTGTCTCTTTGCGGTTATTTTTATCCCTCTTTTGCTCAtgctgtgtctttgtagtcatttcatttctttttgagacaattttgtctctcttttgtAGTTACTCAGTGTCTCTTTatagctgttttgtgtctctttgtagttatttcatgtcttttttcgTTGCCCTGCCCCTGTTGTGTCGTTAATTTTGTGCCACTTTGtcgttgttttgtgtctctggggtaattttgtttcttttttggtaaTTTGGTGTCTcgttgaggtcattttgtgtaatTTTTGTAGCTACTATGTGTCTCTGtaagtgttttgtgtctctttgaggtcgttCTGTGTCTTTGGGgcaattttgtctctttttcttttagttatttagtgtctctttgtagttgttctgtGTTTCTGATGCAGCTTTGTGGCGTTTTTGGTCACCacctgtctctttgttgtcattttgaagcaatttgtggtgattttgtgtctctttgacatcattttgtgttttttttttcaggcaaTTTGGGTCCTTTTAGATattttgtgtgtccttgaggtcgttttgtgtctctttaagacaattttgtcactttttttgtaGTTAGTCcctctttgtggttgatttATGTCTCTTAGGTgtcatttttggcttttctggtcatttagtgtctctttaatgtcactttgtgtcatttttggttgttttgtagttgttttgcatctcattGCAGTTCATTTGCATCTTCATGTGGtgtttttgagtctcttcctggtcagcatgtgttaatttgagtgacattttgcaggtgaaggccagggggcccTGTACCTGTACCCAGTAGGCCCATTTAGTAAACCATCCATGCTTACTATACATAACAGTAACCCTTGTGCATTATCATTGCCCCTGCACAGCATAAATTAGCAAAGACAATCTGAATTTATGCATATCTGCAGGTTTGCAAGCCTCTTACAGTCGGAGCCCAAAACTTCTTATCTGTGTCTGCagtgtgttttgtctgtttgtatcTGCGTGCATGTGGAAGGCAGAGAAAATATAAATGGCTACACAGCAGTGATTTCACAGGCCACCATGACTGAGAGGGTGGAATCCGTCTCCCAACACTACGCTCAAAAGATAGGGAGCATCTGAGAGAAGacacaacagagagaaaagCCACAGTGCTGAGATACCGAGCAGCCACACTCCTACTGTATCTGCCAGACAAGATATTGCAGCTCTAAATCTGATGAGAACCATGACAAGGGGATTTTATCTTTGGACATCCctgaactgtccttttaaaaCCAACTGAGCCTGCTGCAAGGAAACAGAAGTTGTGTTGAGCTAGGAAATGCATGCCTCACTTAATTTCAGGTCAGAAATTGAaaggttttatttaaaaaattaaagacTCTTCAGCCTGCGCAGTAAAGACCCATCAGTATGATGTCATGATGACTTGTAATCAAGTCACTGTGCCACGTCGGCTGAGTGAAGAACCATGGGACATCCACCCGAGGCTGCTCAGGAGGGCAGATTACTGACTCACATGCTCACCGTTTTCTAAGGTCACATGTCTCATCCACTGCAGCTCCAAGTGAATGGGATATTATAGGGAGCCGGGGGCatgttttcttcctctgtgaAAGGAATTTAAGCATTCATACCAAGTGTGACTTACAATAAGTGCAGCACTTTCTTCCTCGACATCAACAAAATCAGGCAGTAATGAGGTTATAGTTCAGGACTGCAGTGGCTTTACATTATTCCTCTGACCACAAAAAGTCAGACAGAGGAGCCAGGGAAAGCAGTTAAATGAGCTACTGTAAGTATAGACTAACTGCAGGAGACAGGAAATGATTcagcaggaggaagatgacgaGATCTACTTCTCTAAAAATTGCGGTTTCTGTCTGCAGCTGCAACAGGCAGTGACTCGGCTTTTTCAGCCCATAGTAGAGATGTAATCGCACAGTTTGGCCGTTTAGGTATGGATTTACTGGTGAATGCACACGCAAAAAACAAGGATACATCCTTAAAGAATGTCTTGTTCAAACCACAAGTCTGTGCTCCATCCCGCAAGAATGCTTCTGTCCTTTGTTTCCACTCTGGATTCCTCTGACCATTCTTCCTGTTTCAGTGTTTAACAAAATTCTTGAAGCATTTAATGGGCTGCAGGAAAAttctcattttgttgtttttgcattcaccattaaaaacacatatcaGCACTTATGGGTTCAAATCTTGCACCTTTTTGACCACAATGATTTTAAATCTTTCCATCTTTTGAACAGTTTCTCAGTCTACACAGAATCATGAAATCTTTTGACTGAGGTGAAAACAGGAAAACCACTAACATGAGTGCGGTTTCACTCGATGTGGTAAAATCAGCAACACTGACAGTTTGTGTCATTTTACTAAGTCAAAATGCTAAAAACCTTTTGATATCAGCTCCTCAAAGTGAATTTGTGATGTATTTATtgatagtaaactgaatatttttgggaaTGTTTGACGATTTTCTTACCCTTTACACCCACTGAAGCCATCATCTGTAACACTGAAGCATTCTTGTGCAAACAAGAATAAGAGACCCACTTCTCCTCTCCCAAAGAAGTCAGACTGTCCTCCAGGGCTTAACGAacaagtattttattttcaaaaattaatctgttgattactTTCTCAATTAATCACTCATGTGTTtgatcaataaaatgtcagaaagttTTAAAAACTGCTTTCCAGAATACAATTTGGTGTCTTAAGACATGGTATTTTGTCCAACCTACACCTTCCAAATCCAAAAGTTCTGCTTACTAtcatagaaaacaaagaaaactatGGAAGCAGATAAgagacaaaatatgtttttgttttcagccaCTGAATTTAAagcactgaaatattttacttgaaAAACCATGTGTCTGAATTTAATTGTCCTGAATTCACCTCCTTGAAATTTCTTGATTTGCGATTTTAAAAAAGCTGaattttaatctattttttcaGTGTTACCAAATTGGGATCCAACAATTCAagttttagattttaaaaaaaaaaaattgaattaaattttgggatctgaatttgtgaaaactgaagaaaaaaaaatctaattcagcttttaaaattgtaaagcaagaaatttcatattttaatatattctgATACATTCTCATATTTTCATATAGAAGCAAATTTGCATTCATTTAGCTTAAAAaatgattcattcattatcaaaattgttgctGATTAATTTACTGTGATTAACTAGTTAATTACCATAAAAGTTTAATTAATAGCTATTAatggctattatttgcttaaatcactaaaatcaacaggcctgtatttgcgacaggcttttaattcctttcacacaaaactgttgctcagtaaAGATGGGACATACaatcaacttgtttatttacacCAGTATGAATATTGTATAAAATCTGCTGTCTGGATTCAGAGGCAGACCCAGCCGCTGTGGTACCACTGCTGCCCACACTTGCTGCAGGTCACAAAGGTCATTGCATCCGAATCAGGCCCGCTCTGCCTCACCCAGGCAGGCAAGAAAAGGGCCCCCCTGGACACCTGCGTCACCTTACAGTCTGATTCCCCGCATCTTTTGCATCTTATCTTCTGTGTCCGTGTCCCTTCTATCCCTTGAGGAAGCTGCCTCTTGCTCACGCCGCGGGACGAGTACTCCTCCCTCAGCTGCCGGAGCTCTGCGCTGGCCATCTCCTCCGTCGACATCTGGGCGAAGGCCTCGGGTGACAGCGAGCCGCTCAGGAGGCCCTGACATAG belongs to Epinephelus lanceolatus isolate andai-2023 chromosome 24, ASM4190304v1, whole genome shotgun sequence and includes:
- the LOC117254854 gene encoding ras-related protein Rab-9A-like, producing the protein MMSKSALLKVILLGDGGVGKSSLMNRYVTNKFDSHLFHTIGVEFLNKELEVDGHHVTLQIWDTAGQERFRSLRTPFYRGSDCCLLTFSVDDGQSFSNLINWKKEFAYYADVKDPDNFPFVVLGNKLDVPERQVSGEDARQWCRENGGHPYFETSAKDATNVASAFEEAVRRILALDDRADHLIHTNTVDLQKKSNPDPTCC